GCCGTGCTGACCCTCGTGATCGCGGTCGTCGCGATCGCCTTCGCCCTGCCCGCCTCGCGGTCGAAACCGAACGACGTGCCGATCGGCATCGCCGGACCCCAGGCCGCGACCAGCCAGGTGGCCGAACGGCTCGACCAACAGGCCCCCGGCGCATTCGCCGTCACCTACTACCCCGGGGAGGCCGCCCTGCGCGATGCGATCCTGAACCGAGATGTGTACGGCGGCATCGCCTTCGGGCCCGAGGGGCCGGTACTGCTCACCGCGACCGGCGGCAGCCCCGCCGTCGCGCAGATGCTGACCCAGATCGGCTCGGGCATGTCCGCTCAGTCCGGGATGCCGTTGCGCACCGAAGACCTCGCCCCACCCACCTCGGGTGACCCGCGCGGCACGGGGCTGGCCGCATCCGCGCTGCCCATCACGCTGGCCGGGCTGCTGCCCGCCGTCGCCCTCGTCGTCATGCTCAAACACGAGATGTGGACCAGGCTGATCGCGATGGTCGTGTTCGCCGGGGTCGCGGGCGTCACGATCGCCGCGTTGCTGCGGTACGTGTTCGGTTCGATCGAGGCGAACTTCTGGGGTGTGTCGGCCGGATTGGCGCTGGGCGTCGCCGCGGCGGGCCTGGCGATGCTGGGCCTTGGCTCACTGTTCGGCCGGGTCGGGTTGGGGCTGGGTGCGGCGCTCGCCGTGCTCGTCGGCAATCCGCTGTCGGGGCTCACCGCGGCCCCCGAGATGCTGCCCGCCGGCTGGGGCGCGTTCGGTCAGTTCCTACCGCAGGGAGCCAACGCCACTTTGCTGCGGTCCACCGCCCACTTCGGCGGAGCGGGAGCAACGACGGCGATCATCGTGCTGGGTTGTTGGGTGGCCGTCGGGGTGTCGATGGTGGTCATCGCGGCTCTGCGGCAGGGCCGGTCCGGCCGCGCCTAAAATGCTCCGGCGTGGGCCTCGAAGACCGTGAATCGCTGCAAGTGCTGCGTGCTGCAGTCGACCCGGCAAACGATTCGGACCCGCTGATCCGCACCTTCTACACCAACTGGTTCGCGACCGACCTGTCGGTCCGAGACCTGTTCCCGCCCGATATGGACGAGCAGCGGCGGGTCTTCGCGCATGCGTTGACCTGGTTGTTCGGCGAACTGATCGCGCAGCGGGCAGAGGAACCGATCACCTTCCTCGCCCAGCTGGGGCGCGATCACCGCAAATACGGTGTGACGCAACACCATTACGACAGCATGCACAGCGCGCTCTACGGCGCGCTGCAGGCCCGCCTGGCCGACCGGTGGACCGAGCGGCTCGCCGCGGCCGCGCACGACGCGGTCTCCCTGTTCACCGGGGTGATGCGCGGGGCGGCCGACGCCGAGCAGTCCCCGGCCTACTGCGACGGCACCGTCGTGGAAACCCACCGGCTGACGCGGGACGTGTCGGTGATCCGGCTGCAGCTGGACCAGCCGCTGTTCTACCACCCGGGCCAGTACGTCACCGTCGAGGTGCCGCAGTGGCCCAGGCGCTGGCGCTATCTGAGCCCGGCCATCCCGTCGGACCGGTCCGGGGCCATCGAGTTCCACGTGCGCTCGGTCACCGGCGGGATGGTCAGCACCGCGATCGTCAACGAGACCCGGCGCGGGGACCGGTGGCGGATGTCCAGCCCCCACGGCGCCCTTGAGGTCGACCGCAACGGCGAGGACGTGCTGATGGTCGCGGGCAGCACCGGGCTGGCGCCGATGCGCGCGCTGATCATGGACATGACGCTGCACGCCGACAACCCGCGCGTGCACCTGTTCTTCGGCGGACGCTTCCCGTGCGACCTCTACGACCTCAAGACCCTGTGGACGATCGCGTCGACGAATCCGTGGCTGTCGGTGACGCCGGTGTCCGAGTACAGCACCGATCCGCCGTGGGCCCGTGACTACCCCGATCCCACACCGCCGCGCGGCCTGCACGTCCGACAGACCGGGACGCTCGCCGATGTGGTGACCCGCTACGGAAACTGGGGCGATCGACAGATCCTCATCTGCGGCGGGCCGAAGATGGTCGAGTCGACCAGGGCCGCGCTGATCGCCAAGGGCGCACCGCCAGAACGTATCCAGCACGATCCGCTCACCGCCCGGTGAGCGGTCTCGGCGCCCCGGCCGCACCGTCATGACAGACTGATCGAATGGTCGAGTTCCAGCCCGTCACCCTGCAGGACCCGGATTCCGCGCTGAGGGCCACCTATGTGCCCGAAGCCGGCATGATCTGCACGTCGCTGTCCGACGGTGGGGCGGAGTTCCTGGGCCAACGCCGCGGCCTGGACGCCTACGTCAGCGCCGCCAAGACCATGGGCGTGCCCATCCTCTACCCGTGGGCGAACCGCTTGGGCGCCAACACTTACACCGCCGAGGGCGCGACCGTGTCGGTGACGCCGGGGGTGGCCGGGGTGCACCCCGACGAGCACGGCTGGCCGATTCACGGTGTGCTGGCAGGCAACGGCGGATGGCTGGTCGACGAAAAGACCGGGAACACCCTGGTCGCCAGCCTGGACTGGAGCAGCCAACCGGATCTGCTCGCGGTGTTCCCGTTCCCGCACACCCTCACCATGGCGGTCACCCTGGCGGCGCGGACGCTGACGGTGACGACGACGGTGACGGCCTCGACGGCCGCGGCGGTGCCGTTGAGCTACGGCTACCACCCGTACTTCACGATTCCCGGCGTACCGCGGTCCGAGTGGCGGATCGAGACCCCGCCGATGCGCCACCTCGCCGTCGACGACCGGGCCATCCCGACCGGTGACACCTCGCCGTGGCCGGGCGGCAGCCAAATACTCGGCGACACGTTCCTCGACCACGGCTTCGACCAGGTCACCGCCGGGGCGGTGTTCGCGGTGTCGGGTGGAAACCGCCGTATCGCAGTCACATTCGTCAGCGGCTACGGATCGGCGCAGATCTTCGCACCGCTCAACGACGAGGTGGTCTGCTTCGAACCGATGACCGCACCCACCGACGCCCTGCGCCGTGGGACCTACCCGGTGGCCGTACCGGGTAGGCCCGAGACGAGTGTCTTCGCGGTCACGGTGAGCTGAGGCGGCTCATCGGTTCGGCCCGCAATGCCGAGCGACGCAGCTTGCCCACCTCGGTGCGCGGCAGTTCGCTGACGAAGTCGATGACCCGCGGCGTGGCGTAACGGCCGACATGTTGTCCCACAAGGCTCTTCAACTCGTTGACCATGACGCTTTCGGCGGGCGCGCTGTCCGTTCGCACCACCACCGCGCGGACGACGTTGCCGTATGCGTCGTCGACGTGTGCGACGGCAGCGGCCTCGGCGACGCCCGGATGCTGCAGCAGGGCGTTCTCCACCTCCACGGGACTGACGTTGTGGCCCGACGCGATGATGATGTCATCGTCACGTCCCAGTACCTGCCATCGCCCGTCGGCGTCGCGCACCGCGAGGTCCTCGGTGAGGAAAACGTCCCCGCGCCAACGGGTCTCCCAGCGTTCGGGCACGTTCTCGTAGCCGGCCGACATCTGGTGGCGGGGCCGGCGGACCGCGATCAGGCCCGGCTCCCCTGCACCCACCGGCGTTCCGTCCCGGTCGGCGAGGAACACTTCGAAACCCGGTATGGATGCGGCGATCTTGCCCGGGTGCAGGGAGGCGCCCGCATCGAGTACGTCACCGA
This region of Mycolicibacterium goodii genomic DNA includes:
- a CDS encoding FAD-binding oxidoreductase: MGLEDRESLQVLRAAVDPANDSDPLIRTFYTNWFATDLSVRDLFPPDMDEQRRVFAHALTWLFGELIAQRAEEPITFLAQLGRDHRKYGVTQHHYDSMHSALYGALQARLADRWTERLAAAAHDAVSLFTGVMRGAADAEQSPAYCDGTVVETHRLTRDVSVIRLQLDQPLFYHPGQYVTVEVPQWPRRWRYLSPAIPSDRSGAIEFHVRSVTGGMVSTAIVNETRRGDRWRMSSPHGALEVDRNGEDVLMVAGSTGLAPMRALIMDMTLHADNPRVHLFFGGRFPCDLYDLKTLWTIASTNPWLSVTPVSEYSTDPPWARDYPDPTPPRGLHVRQTGTLADVVTRYGNWGDRQILICGGPKMVESTRAALIAKGAPPERIQHDPLTAR
- a CDS encoding aldose 1-epimerase, with the translated sequence MVEFQPVTLQDPDSALRATYVPEAGMICTSLSDGGAEFLGQRRGLDAYVSAAKTMGVPILYPWANRLGANTYTAEGATVSVTPGVAGVHPDEHGWPIHGVLAGNGGWLVDEKTGNTLVASLDWSSQPDLLAVFPFPHTLTMAVTLAARTLTVTTTVTASTAAAVPLSYGYHPYFTIPGVPRSEWRIETPPMRHLAVDDRAIPTGDTSPWPGGSQILGDTFLDHGFDQVTAGAVFAVSGGNRRIAVTFVSGYGSAQIFAPLNDEVVCFEPMTAPTDALRRGTYPVAVPGRPETSVFAVTVS